DNA sequence from the Candidatus Neomarinimicrobiota bacterium genome:
GACCCTGGAGGTACACCAGTCCAATATGAATTTTGGTGGGGACACCTGCTGCTCGACTAAGGGCCGTATAGAGCGTGGTATGTTCTGTACAATCCCCAACTCCAGTATTTAGAATGTCCACCGCACCAGAAATGCTGGCAACTGGTTTTTTCTCCAGATAATTATAGACCCACTTGGTCAGGGTATGACTAATGGCAATGGCTTTACTCTCGCCCCCTAAAATCTGAATCGCCTTCTCACGTATTTGCTCATGATCACTCTGGACCATATCTGAGGCTTTCAGGTTAACCTCCAGTTCATCCGGGTTTATGGGCGTCGCAGCTTGACTCAAGCTAACGATAAATGGATCCTCGCTCTCAATTTTCTGTCGCTCCGATGACAGACCGGCCAGAACATCTGGCGTGATGCCAGAGAGACCAATTTTTAACTCTTTTAGCCTCTTTGTATTGGAGATGGGGTAGCTGGGGATAACAGCAAAACCATTTAATAAATCAACTTGACCCCCCTCAGATTTAGCCAGGGCTAACTCCGGAGTGGTTCTCTCCATCATCATGCCCATAATGGTTTCTTCCTTGTAGGTAATACCATTGTCATCCAACCACATGATGGAGGGTATGCTCTTAAACTCGATACGGAGTTTGTTCAGAAAGTGTTTCTCACCAGCAACGCTAACGATTTCTTTGCCTTCGTGGGTGATCATCACATCAGCCATTTCATTGGACATAGCATCATATGCTGGCACCCGGATGGTTTGCCCCTCTAAAATTCCCTTGCTGGCAATCATGGGTTGAATGGCAGTGTAGGT
Encoded proteins:
- a CDS encoding transglutaminase domain-containing protein, which gives rise to MKKRIYLISLVLVWLFLSGRLLYMTYLHGGSGSYLSLASGMRELPSESEWMNIYLDGKKMGHTVYSIENQGANGYTIKSSSNLNVVFGGLESEIHLENSAIMDTSFRLEAFSFWMVSDQYSTHVQGQKYGTTMALEFIQGQDTTRSEITVPQDLYTYTAIQPMIASKGILEGQTIRVPAYDAMSNEMADVMITHEGKEIVSVAGEKHFLNKLRIEFKSIPSIMWLDDNGITYKEETIMGMMMERTTPELALAKSEGGQVDLLNGFAVIPSYPISNTKRLKELKIGLSGITPDVLAGLSSERQKIESEDPFIVSLSQAATPINPDELEVNLKASDMVQSDHEQIREKAIQILGGESKAIAISHTLTKWVYNYLEKKPVASISGAVDILNTGVGDCTEHTTLYTALSRAAGVPTKIHIGLVYLQGRFLFHAWPVVAIDGEWVDVDPSLNQFPADATHIALVEGDFENLTNLIPVLGNVKIEILEQVY